The window TTTAGACCGATCCTTTGACTTGTCATCTGTTCTATCTTTACGTTTGGTGGGAGAGGGAGCCCTAGAGAGGGGGGAAAAGTCTGTGAGAATTATGCCACTTCCAACCACAGCCTGAAACAATATGCCACAGCTTAAAAGACAGGGCATCCAAAAGCTTGCAGGGATCCCAGTTAATTACAGGGCAAAATGACCAGCTGTTTATGGAAGCTTTCACTAAGAACAAGCAAACAATTCCAACTTTTGCCCTTCCTGAGGGATCCCTAGCAATGGCTATCCCAAAATTAGCACTAGAAAAAGCTGACAGAAGGATTACCGAGTGCtggactttttattattttctttgactcCTAGCAAgctcttctttttcattcctgATAAATCCATTCTCCCCTTCTGAGGTGGTTCAAAGCAGTACTGGATAAGTACTCACTTATCTGAGCTCTCACTTCTAACTCCTTGATTCTGAGAACCGATCCCTAATCGAATTTACTCCATAGAGCAGCCTAATAACAAgataaaaggatttaaaaagaatcaaaggCAACAAATCTATtttgcagtaaaaaaaaaaaaaaaaaaaaaattcagcagtGTGGAGATAGGGTAAAGAGGTGAAAGAAAGACCATGGATTTAACACCACATACATTGAATGTTCTAGCAGAATGCTGCAGAACAAACAGGCTGAGGAAGAAGCTGATCACAGGGATAATTCCATCTCACACAGGCTTTCTCTTGGCTCTAAAGGAGTTTTCACCTTACCCTGGTATTTTCTTATCAAAGCAGACTTGGAGGAAGGAGagtgagaggaaaaggaagatatCCTTCATAGGTGGCAAGCTCTATTTCACCAAGGGAAGGTGAAAAGCTTctttacctccccctccccccactcctttAGGAATACAATTTAGTCATCATATAGAAGACAAGAGCACAAACCACCAGGGCTCTCTTGATTACAGGAGATCTATTCTTGGTTAGATTCTTGCTAAGTTTATTGCCATAATATAAACACAGAAAATCCTATTAAAACAGATTACTACCACTCCAGGGTTAAGAAATATTGATATCACAGCATTTAATATCAACCTAATAAAAGCTTTAAAGTTTCTGTTTACATTAAAAGCTAATACAATTATCCCTTAAAATGCATATCTTCTTACCTTTCTTccctttaaatgtgaatggatagtttctatttttaatttaatatctgaATATATCCCTTCCCCCAGACTCCCAAGAGCCTTctcttttaacaaaaatttaaaaatattattttaagacgCTATGGCTTTATTCCATAGAGAACAACCAGATGAGGGAACTACCAATGCAGGTTGGCATCTTCTTTGAAACTTCTAATTTTAAAGAGTTGTCTAGAACACTTGagagagaaatgacttgcccaggatcacaaagtcaGCATCTGTCAGTCAAGATGCAGAGCTTGAAGGcagttcttcctggctttgaggacAGCTCTAGGCCAAGTGCTCTTCACTGAGGAATCTTAAAATTCTTACAATCAGGTATCACATGTTTTATGTGAGATTCAGTAACTGAACTTATTTACATAGAACTGATACATCTGTTCCAACCTCCACTTCTCACAATTGGAAGCCCAGATCTGAGTTAGGGGTAGTACATTGACTACACCTGGCACTTGTATATACTGAGTATTCTATCTGGGAAACAAAACACTAAAGTCCAGGGCCCATTTTTATACTTGCCATCCCTGGAATGACTGGCAAAAGCAGAAGCCTGCACCAAAGTGTAGAGAAGAACCCTTGACCTTTGCAGTCGGAGCCAAGCAGCTCTGGATATATGATTAGAGAGAAAAAGGCAGGAGGATATCTGAATCGAGGGTCCCGTTTTAACAATTTAACAGCCGGCAGGACAAACTGTAAGGTGTGAGGACATGACAAAAATAAACAGGTTTGCTTCCATTCGCATCAAATTAGGAAAAGGGCATTTCTCCATTTGGGAGTCTTTCAAATGTAAATCCGTCCTCAACTTGGACAGTTTCTAGAAGAACGCACACACAAATGCCAGCCATGAAATGCCTTGTTCGTCTTTGAGACTCTGAGTAAACTAGACTGACCAGTCCTCTGTGCAGATCGTGACCGCCCACCTAACAAACGCTTTGTTAAATTTTCTCTCAACGGGGGCTTATGTTacataaaaaaatctttcaaaccCAAGCTCTGAGTAACTTCCGTCTTCTCTAAAAGGGCTACCTTACAGTTTGTCCTCTCAAAGTCTAAGCCTTCAGAGACgctcacttttaatttttctttaagttctGAAGCTTAAGCTAGTTCgattttcatgtgaaataatcACAAAAAGCTCTGGGAAAGAGCCAGGTTCGGTGGGGCAAGctccgcgccccccccccccccccccccccccccccccccccccccccccccccccccccccccccccccccccccccccccccccccccccccccccccccccccccgacatTACCCGTTTACTCCGGCCCTTCCTTCTCCGGCATTACCGCTGACCTCTCGCTAATGGGCTTGCCCGGTCTCGGGCCTCCCGCCCCCTCCCCGCGTCCCCCACGACCTCCAGCCAGGCCGCCACCCCGCCCCAGCATCCCCGGCTTCTTTCCCTCCGGCTTCGGGCCCCCTCCCCCCGTCCTTTGGCTCCTCCCCCTAGGGCCAGGCCGGGGCCCGCTTTCTCTCTCAAACCACGATCCCGCCGGGTCCATCCGGGACTCCTTCCGCCCGTGAGGCGCTGGTCCATGTCCGCCAGCCACCTTCCAGGGGATGGCGGCCGGCCCCAGGCAAGCGCGGGGCGGACAGAGCCCCGGATGGGGCCGGATTCTTCTCCACACTTACATCTTCTCAAGTCCAGCGCCTCTGCTGCCCGTTCCTCCTCCCGCACTCTCCGGCGACCAGAAATGACGTTGCGCGTAAGGGCGGGAAGACAGAGCGCTGCGCAGGGTGTTGACGTAATTGGCTACGTCTTACGTGCTAGTTAAAGGGCCCATTCGGCGAGTCGAGAGCTCGCGATCAGTTCGCTTGCAGCCGAGCTCGCGTCTGGGCCTTACCTCTCCTTCTTCTGCTCCTTCAGAGCCGATTAAGGTGGGCCTGAGTGTCGCACCTGATTGTGTACGATTCTTCCTGAGGTCCTCTACGGATTCGAACGGATTTGTCGTTAAGACGGGGCTGCGACGTTTCGCTTTCTTCGAGGCCGCCTTCTGACGCCCACACGGAAACGTGGgacaaggaaaagaagaaagagagagagattctggTGGGGAATGAGCCTCACGCGCCCCGACTCCGAGAGGGTTAAGGCCGTATCCTTCCCGGCATCCTCGGCGGGTTCGCTGGCACGCGCACAGGGCGGCGGGGGCGAGGACGGGGACGCGGGCGCGGGCCCGAGCTCGAGCGCGCTCTCCCCGCGGGGAGCCGCTGCGGGGGTGGAGAGGCGGCGCCGACGTCGGCGTCGGCTCTGCTGCCCCCCGAGTCGGGCTCGCGTAAGTGTCGGCGCCGCGGCGTCGGCATCGACTTCGGCTTCGACTTCGGAGTCCGCGTCGACCTCGGCGTCTGCTTCGACGTCGGCGGCGGCCGCCAGGAAGAAGCGACCGCTGACCACCGGGCGGAGGGCTCGGCCAAGTGAACCAGTTCCAGCTCAGAGCTACTCCGACTCGGACTCGGACGAATTCGAAGACCCGGACGCCCCGGGAACTTCAAGCGGGAGGCCGCCGCTGAGGCCTCGGGTGAGACCGCCTCTCACTCTGCTGCGCTTCCCAGGGCCGCAGGCGCAGGTCTCGATCGAATTTAGGGTGAGTGACAAGCCCGCGTGCAGAACCCCCCCGGAGGGCGGGAAGGGGCTCCCGCCCCGCACCCTATTTAATTACGAGGAAGTGCTGCTCCTGGGCGCCGGTGCGGCACGTACTTTCTAAAAAGTGAAGCCctgaaggggggagaggggggaggggagggtgttTGGAGAACTGGGTCCCGGGGAAGGGTTCATCGGCCACTTAGGAAAAGtagaagtttacattttacagataaacttgTAAGTGGCATAACAGGGAAGTGGAGAGGAAGATTTACATATCAAAAATAGCAAGTGGCAGAAATTGGTGAATTTGTAAGTTGATTAATAAATAGTAGGGCATCAAAATGTTTGTCATGAGTAAATAAAGCTGAGCcagaaattcttttattattaccaGTTAAGGTTTTAGAGGTCTCGGCtaaatttcacattaaaaaaaaaaaaaaaaagcttcagcaGGTAACCATAGAATTGGTTGTTTTAAACAGTGGGGCATAGATCTTGGGCCAGATCATCTACTGGAAAGGAAATTGCTCAAGAAATCATGGTTAAGTAGACAAATGAAATATGTTACTTTaacttttttgtccttttctcaaGAGACTGGAGACTGTTCTGGGTAGGCCTTGTGTGTTATATTTATCTTTGATGTCAGTCTGGATGGGGCCACATGTAATTGTACCTACTTGTGGCTCCATAAATTAAGTTTTGTATTTCTTCTGCTACTTAACAAGTAGGGATTGTAGGCAACACTATCAGATCTTTTTAAGGAGTCAGACTGGGTACCAGCCTGAATAATGTACCAAGATAAAGTCCCTCCCTCATGGTGAAGTGATAGAACATCTGTCCTTGTCTCAGTTTATTCCTTCAGGTTTTGCTACCATTGCTatttatgaaaaaagagaaaaaaagggaaatggaagacAGGATGGGGACAGTAGTTTCCACTATATTCTGTGATATTGATGAGGTTCATGAAGTCAAGAATGCAGTCTCTGTAATGAATTCAAACCCGTCTTCCATTCAAGGAGAATAGCTTTGTTATGATGCCGTAAAGAGGATGAAGTTACTAATGAACCCccaattaacaaggggaaaggggggaactTCTTTTAGGAGAGTACTCAAAGCTAAGTATGTTAGCTGTGCTAGTTGCTTGAGTCAGAAAGGGGGGTTGACATCTATAGTTTGGCCTCTTGGTTGTATTAATGACCCTTCCTCTAGCCCACCTAGACACTAGGTTGCTAGCAGAGACATGGCTTTTTGCTGGGCTTTTATTCACCATCATTATGACAATTTTTTGGGCATTGGATTCTGACTAGTGATAATAACTGAACTCATAGAGGGGAGAAGCTGAAGGGGAGTGTCATCCTGACACAACCACATGAGTACTCTTTTGCTGCTGGTGAAGTGCTGAGAGGGGTGAGGAGAGGAAGTGTTTGGGCTTTGTGGTAGCTACTTATTTAATTAATCATTCTTGCTAATTTAGTGCTGGTTTCAGTTGTTTACACTGCTAAAATAGGGCAAATGCTATTAGCATTTTCTAACATAAATTCTCAATCAAATTCCTGATCTATTGGGCCCAGGCTTGGACATTGTAATTTTAGTGGCTTCTAGGGTGGCTCAGGAAgtactttttttaaagcaaatttatttTCTGCAACATTTTTACTAGCTAAGATACAACCTGTTCACAAATAAACACATCAACTTGTCACCCGAGATTTAAGTACATATTAGgtgtaaagcactgtgctaagctagggatacaaatttttaaaaaagtaagacaAGAAACAACCTCTACTCTTGTTAAACTTATGTTCTTTTCcctatacaaaatattttgtatattaacattaaaaatataaagtagttAGGAGGGGAAACTTTATAAGAAAGTAATGCTTCAATTGTGTCTTGAAGAGAGAGATTCTATGAGGGCAAAGGCATAGATATGAGAAATGAATTATTGTGTGAGAAACATAAAGAAGGATAGTTGTCTGAGTCTTAGAGTGCCTGCATGTGAATAATATAGAACAagcatggaaagaaaaaatgggacTTCCTTTAAAAGCCAACAGGagtgttaatattttattatagaggCACAAGGGAGCCAATGTGATTTGTGCATAGGGAATGTGATGGTTATATTGCCATTAAGGAATAAATCTTTTGGCAACTGTGTGAAAGATAGATTGTCCAGGGGGGAGAGTAGGAGACTATTTTAACAGCCTAGACAAGAGGTGATTCTTGGGGTGAACAGAACGGGGATGAATGAGAAAGATGCTTTGGAGATAGAAGCAAAAAGACTGAGCAAACTGTATGGGAAAGACTAGGAACTCAAGATTTAGGTTAGATTATAAATTTGGGAGACTGGAAAAATGATTATGCTTTCCATGGATATGGGGAAGCTCAAAGgctttttttggaggaaaaatgagttctgttttgaacacaCTGAGTCTGAAATGTGTCTGGTATATCTAGTTTGGAATGTCCAATGAACAGTGTGATGAAAGTTTAGGGGAGAGACtagggctggatatatagatgAGTTATATGCATAAAGATCATCAACTCATGGAAGCTGATGGAGTCATGAGAAGAGAATAGCTAGAAAAAGATTCCTAGTGGTAAAAGAGTTTAATGAGTCAGTGCAGAACCCAGAAGAGAATAGGGTCATGAAAACCAGGAAGGATAATTGTGGTGTCAGATGCagcaagaaaggcaaaaaggaatgaagataattaaaaaaaaaaaaaaaaaagtcagtaacAATTTTTGTTGTGATGAGGCCAGAAGCCGCATTGCAAAGAATTGAAGAGAAGAAATAGGGAG of the Sarcophilus harrisii chromosome 1, mSarHar1.11, whole genome shotgun sequence genome contains:
- the LOC116420498 gene encoding uncharacterized protein LOC116420498, yielding MSLTRPDSERVKAVSFPASSAGSLARAQGGGGEDGDAGAGPSSSALSPRGAAAGVERRRRRRRRLCCPPSRARVSVGAAASASTSASTSESASTSASASTSAAAARKKRPLTTGRRARPSEPVPAQSYSDSDSDEFEDPDAPGTSSGRPPLRPRVRPPLTLLRFPGPQAQVSIEFRDQFEDWDPLNEFCPGNFLCASPKSVCVHAYVSTRAALLHHTA